Part of the Benincasa hispida cultivar B227 chromosome 12, ASM972705v1, whole genome shotgun sequence genome is shown below.
GATAATAAAGGAAGCACCAGATATAGACTGATAGATGGGGATGGGAAGGACCTGAGGTTTTCGTCTATTTGTTTGTCCCTTATGAGCACTGCAACTTCCTCAATACCGTTACAAACCTCAAAATCCTGGAAATAAAGTACAATGAGACTCCTTGGTTTTTCATCAAACTAAACGGTCAGTACAAGCAACGCTTTCCATGAGTACAGAGTTAAACTTGATATTTCAGAAATGCTAGGCATGAAAACAGGACTTGTTATAGTGTTTCAATCGTGTATACTGGGTAAATTCAAGAAATGCCAATGCAACACAATGATTGAGAGAACAATACAATACAAACAGGAGAGTGGAGTACAAGAACAAAGGCATTGTAAAGTCCGATCTCCATATGTCTAAATGACAGCATTACCATTTGATTGGCCGACGAATCCAACATTACTGAAATTAAAGCATCTAAGCATGCACCTTGTTCGAGTACTCCACGAATTGATAATATATTCATCAAAACCTGCAGAAATAAGTTGGATATTAAATTGCACGATCTCAGCCAACAGAAAGCTAGAAGCAATAAAATTTTAGGCATGATGTAGTTTCTGGCTATATGCACTAATCACTATGATCCTACGACCTTCTGCAACCAGAACTTGAGGAATGACTTCCTCAAccatttaggaaaacaattgtACGTATGAACAAAGACTCATAATGAAAGGTGAATACTAAGACTTCCTCAATTCATAATCCTGTCATTAAAGACAAGTTTACTCACGGTACTGCATTTTGATCCATTCATTTATCTTTGGCATTCAGAGGTAACAATATCTATCTTGTCTGACTACAAGAAACAGAAAGGACGCATATAAATTCCAAGCCAAATATACACAAATGAGAGAAGGGAGATAAGGCGCCAACCAAACTCATGCCAAATGACTAAGAAATAGAGCAATACAGACATATTTTCCAAAGAAGTCTAAGAAACGATTGGTGACTGTATGTATATTAGTAATGcaaaggttctctgtaaatCCTCAAGAAATGTTGGAATTTGCACAGCTCACTAACAAGAGTTTGCTTCTTCTAATGCCTAAACATCCTTTTATCCAAACCGTATATAAACAAACCAAAGTCGACTCTACATTTTAAATTGCAGATACATAACATTAACCGGATAGATTAATTTGAAGCCCATGTCTTAACATCATAGCTGTTCACTCTAGCACAATAACACAGGTATATATCAAGTAGACAACTGAATGACTGTTCATGCAATTACGAGCAGTTAGCTATTCTAAACAATTTTAAAGAGACAAGATAATAAAGGAATGGCATAAGAGCTTCCAAAATCTAGAGGATATACCGGAATTGCCTTGTGCTGATGGGCTAAAGCAGTGCTCCCTCTGTGAAGAAGACAACAACCTTCCAGAACTCGTAGTGCAAGGGCAACTTCAGCATCGGTTGAAGGACTAGCGATCTTCAAAGGTTCCACTCCAAAGATATGGTCCAAATTTACCACAGGATCATCCTCTGATTCTTTTAATGACTGTTGAAATAGTACTGGAACCACTGTCACATACCCAAAACGGAGAGGGAAGAACAGCATCATTTTATTGCGCGCAGGAGAAAATAAAATTCAGCAATCCAGCTTCCGCGGAAGCACAACTGAAATTTGGAGTTTGGTTTCTAGCCAAAAGAGACTACAGAGATTCTTAATTTTCTATAATTCAGTACAATTTCCACAGTTTGTATTCCAGTGTGCAAGATATCTCGCACCAAACCAGAATCACGCTAGAAACAAAAATGCAGTCGATTTAATCTTCTCCGTTGGGTCACAGTTTTACTCATCACCAGGAGCAAAAACAAACTAACGCAAGCAACGAAAATCGGAGAGTTTCAAACCTTGAAGGTCGGGCACGGACTGAGTCTGGCAGAAAAGCTCAATCGTAGAATTGGACTCGGCGATGGAGCGAAGGGACTTGAGGAGGCTACGAAGACCACAGTCCGTCGGTCCACAATGCCTTCTTGAGGTACATCTCCGATTAGGGCGTGCGGTGGCTGGTGGAAATGGTCCGGCGTCTCAGAAAGGGAGTTTGTGGATCGATGCGACGGTGGTTTGTTCTTCGTTACGCGAAGGCAATCGGAAACGACATccaattaggatttttttttaataatgttattttaataattattaacaaaatagGATTGGGttgaaagtattgacaaaataGGTTTTAATatcgtgtacccgatacacgatTACTCCTTAATCGTGTACTCGGTATACGACTTCTGTGAAGTGTAGTGACCTAGCGCGGGCATAGACCGTCCATACACGACTTAGTGGTCTCCACCTCTTCTCCCACCGTCTCCGATCTTCTTGCTACTGCTGCCATTAGCCGATCTACCACCTGCCTTAggtaaaagttttatttatttatttatttccaaAATTTGTACATTTGGGCTACCTTTtgtttcaatatatgaaatttctTCCATAGATctactattttattttcatttgggcTAATTTAAGTGTatgattcatattttatttagattgaTTTAAGTGTATGattcataaattttcatttggGTTAATTcataaatctattttttttatttgagctgatttaagaaa
Proteins encoded:
- the LOC120067441 gene encoding uncharacterized protein LOC120067441, with amino-acid sequence MAAVARRSETVGEEVETTKSSTARPNRRCTSRRHCGPTDCGLRSLLKSLRSIAESNSTIELFCQTQSVPDLQVVPVLFQQSLKESEDDPVVNLDHIFGVEPLKIASPSTDAEVALALRVLEGCCLLHRGSTALAHQHKAIPVLMNILSIRGVLEQGACLDALISVMLDSSANQMDFEVCNGIEEVAVLIRDKQIDENLRLKCGEFLLLLIGHVNGRGKPPLATIHEDIRQLLGEKSASLIWAASQFGSTLDPEQRLTALHIQARRVLESLDLY